From Cervus canadensis isolate Bull #8, Minnesota chromosome 28, ASM1932006v1, whole genome shotgun sequence, one genomic window encodes:
- the TUBB gene encoding tubulin beta chain — translation MREIVHIQAGQCGNQIGAKFWEVISDEHGIDPTGTYHGDSDLQLDRISVYYNEATGGKYVPRAILVDLEPGTMDSVRSGPFGQIFRPDNFVFGQSGAGNNWAKGHYTEGAELVDSVLDVVRKEAESCDCLQGFQLTHSLGGGTGSGMGTLLISKIREEYPDRIMNTFSVVPSPKVSDTVVEPYNATLSVHQLVENTDETYCIDNEALYDICFRTLKLTTPTYGDLNHLVSATMSGVTTCLRFPGQLNADLRKLAVNMVPFPRLHFFMPGFAPLTSRGSQQYRALTVPELTQQVFDAKNMMAACDPRHGRYLTVAAVFRGRMSMKEVDEQMLNVQNKNSSYFVEWIPNNVKTAVCDIPPRGLKMAVTFIGNSTAIQELFKRISEQFTAMFRRKAFLHWYTGEGMDEMEFTEAESNMNDLVSEYQQYQDATAEEEEDFGEEAEEEA, via the exons ATGAGGGAAATCGTGCACATCCAGGCCGGTCAGTGTGGCAATCAGATCGGTGCCAAG TTCTGGGAGGTGATCAGTGATGAACATGGCATCGACCCCACGGGCACCTATCATGGGGACAGCGACCTACAGCTGGACCGCATTTCCGTGTACTACAATGAAGCCACAG GTGGCAAATATGTTCCTCGTGCTATTTTGGTGGATCTAGAACCCGGAACCATGGACTCTGTTCGCTCAGGTCCTTTTGGTCAGATCTTCAGACCAGACAACTTTGTTTTTG GTCAGTCCGGGGCAGGCAACAACTGGGCCAAGGGCCACTATACAGAGGGGGCCGAGCTGGTTGACTCGGTCCTGGATGTGGTTCGGAAGGAGGCCGAGAGCTGTGACTGCCTGCAGGGCTTCCAGCTGACCCACTCGCTGGGTGGGGGCACTGGTTCCGGAATGGGCACCTTGCTCATCAGCAAGATCCGTGAAGAGTATCCTGACCGCATCATGAACACCTTCAGCGTGGTGCCCTCACCCAAAGTGTCTGACACTGTGGTTGAGCCCTACAACGCCACCCTCTCCGTCCATCAGCTGGTGGAGAACACTGATGAAACCTACTGCATTGACAACGAGGCCCTTTACGACATCTGTTTCCGCACCCTCAAGCTGACCACACCAACCTATGGAGACCTGAACCACCTCGTCTCGGCCACCATGAGCGGTGTCACCACCTGCCTCCGCTTCCCTGGCCAGCTCAATGCTGACCTCCGCAAGCTGGCAGTCAACATGGTGCCCTTCCCACGTCTCCACTTCTTCATGCCTGGCTTTGCCCCCCTAACCAGCCGTGGCAGCCAGCAGTATCGGGCCCTCACAGTGCCTGAGCTCACCCAGCAGGTCTTCGATGCCAAGAACATGATGGCTGCCTGTGACCCCCGCCATGGCCGGTACCTCACCGTGGCAGCTGTGTTCCGTGGGCGGATGTCCATGAAGGAGGTGGATGAGCAGATGCTCAACGTGCAGAACAAGAACAGCAGCTACTTCGTGGAATGGATCCCCAACAACGTCAAGACAGCTGTTTGCGACATCCCACCCCGTGGTCTCAAGATGGCAGTCACCTTCATTGGCAACAGCACAGCCATCCAGGAGCTGTTCAAGCGCATCTCGGAGCAGTTCACTGCCATGTTCCGCCGGAAGGCCTTCCTCCACTGGTACACAGGTGAGGGCATGGACGAGATGGAGTTCACCGAGGCAGAGAGCAACATGAACGACCTCGTCTCCGAGTACCAGCAGTACCAGGATGCCACcgcagaagaggaagaggatttcGGTGAGGAGGCCGAAGAGGAGGCCTAA